A stretch of DNA from Globicephala melas chromosome 4, mGloMel1.2, whole genome shotgun sequence:
TGCATTGTTCTTGCAGTGGTTTGAAAGCTATTTCTCCTATCCTTGGGACAAtcctctccctctgcttctgttttcttctgaccTACCTTCCATTTCATAATCTTCTCTTCCACTGTGTCTAATGTGTTGTTAAACCCATCTACTGAATTCGTAGTTTCAGTGAttgtatttgttttcaaatttccatttctttatagaTTTCACTTATCTGCTGAAAATTTCCCTTTCATAGTCTATTTCCTTGAACACGTTAGAGTTGTTTAAAGATCTATCTAATAATGCCAATATACTGTTCTCCTGTGGATTACtaatacacacacatttcttCCGTTGGTTTTGGatcatttgttttctgcttttctttgtgaAGTTTTAGTCTGTTCTGGATATTGTCTGTGAAGATGTTTCAGTTAACCTGAggcccaggtgatgctgctgtcCTCCAGAGGTTTCCTTTGGCTTCGGGCTGGCAACGGGAAGGAGAGCAGGTCAGCTTGGTGCAGTTTGGGAGTGAGCCGTTGGGATGCTGGGTTTCAGTCTGTGAGGATTGATCTGCACCTCAGCCTCACTCCTTTGTTGTAGGTTTCAGTGTTCCAGCTGAAGGTCCAGGTTATTATCAAAGCCCCCCGACCAGTTTATCTTGCAGTCGGTCCTGCCCAATCATTGTCTCCCCATCCTATGAGACTCAAAAGCTGTGCTCAGTGTCTCAGCTTCTTGTGTGCTGCACATATTAGGGACTGCActgtgtgtctccctccctcccgctccctctccccctcccctgcacacacagaggaaagccatGCGAGGACACGGGGAGATggcggccatctacaagccaaggagagaggcctcaggagataCCCAtactgcccacaccttgatcttggacttccagcctccagaactgtgagagcatgtttaagctgcccagtctgtggtattttgttacggctgCTGAGCTGACTAAAACATCATACTAATCGCTAAATATCTCAAAAGGAAAACCACGTCCCTTCTTTCTGGGATCTTCGCTCCTCAAGAAAGTCTTCTCTGTTTTGGCAGTTATCGGgtgtcttcaaaatattttatacagattTTCTTGTTGTTCAAAACcataatagttttataatttgctttaaaaaaaacacatagcGTGTGAGCATCTTTTACTGTCGTCGACTACGCTTTCTCTTTACGCAGTTAACAGTGGCTCAGCCTTTCGCTGTTGAATCAACCGCAGTTTAATCCCTTCTTGTAACACGTTTAGATGCTGAACTTCACCAGCTCTAACTGGGGTGTCCTGCATCCATAACCTGTCATAGTTTAATGTGTGTGTTAAATAAAAcgatgtttgggcttccctggtggcgcagtggttgggagtccgcctgccgatgcaggggacgcgggttcgtgccccggtccgggaggatcccacatgccgccgagcagctgggcccgtgagcctgcgcgtccggagcctgtgctccgcaacgggagaggctacaacagtgagaggcccgcgtaccgcaaaaacaaaaacaaatcaaacaatgttTTATAATTGCTGACGTCTTAGAGTCGATGATGGATGATGGGTCCAAGCTCTGCCTACCTGAAGTTACACCACAGCCAATAatcttggggggggggtggtggttcCCATTGTCCACCTCTGTCCTGGAAGGGGCCAGTTCCTGGAGACTCCCCTCTCCAGGAAGCACAGCTCGAGCTGGCCACTGTGACTGGGGATGCCCTGCTAGAGGCACCACAGTCCAGGGTGAAAGAGACCAAACCCTTGGACCCGGCTGAGACGGAGGTCGGCTCTGACCAGAGCTTTCAATGGACAGACTTCGTCAGCCTGTGACATGGCAGCTCCATTCTGGGGGCCCCATTGCCCTCTCCTAAATGGTGCCTCTAGCCCAGGAAGTGAATTCTGAAGCGTCAAAATTGGTTTGTGAAATTAAGGCCCGTGAAAACTTGGCTCTATGGCCTTTCAGTGTTAACAGGAAATGAGCTGAACCCAGTGGGCTAGGTCGCTGTCTTCCCCAGATGCTCAGCTGCCACTGGCTGGGCTCGGAAGGCCCCAAAGGGGGCTGGACAAGGGGAGACAAAGGAGCCGCACAGAGTCGGCCTGGCTAAGCGCAGAGTGAGAAGTGGACGCAGTGGGAGACTTTCCACCTCCCTGACCCCCTCCTAGAAAAGCCCCGTTTAGGCCTCGGTCCGCTGGGAGCTCTGGGTGGAAGCAGCTGGAGCTTGTGCGGCCTCACTGAATGAACACGGGCCGTGTGCCCTTAGTGGACGGAGCTGCCCGGTGGGTCAGCCTGGTAGGCCTTCTTCCTTCACCCCCACTTCCTCAGGACACTTGGCTCCTCTGTGAAGGTGAACCGAGCCTTTCCTAGGCCTGGGGTCGTCCCCGGGGCAGCTCTCTCTCACGCACGTCCACCGGGGCCACTGGAGGTAGTTCACCCGGCTGGCTTTATTCTCCTTGTTTCCCTGTGAGACGCACTCATCACAGAGGAAGCCAGTGGATACACCCGGCCTCAGCTGGTGGAGATGCGGTAGGTGAGGGGCCAGTTCGGGGGACGGGCGGGCCATTCTCAGGCGCCAAGATAATGTGTCAGGCCTGCCCCCGACCCCGCACCTGTAGGGCTGATGGCCTGGCTCTCCGTGCACCCTTGGGGTCCCAGCACGTCCCACCCACACAGCTCCCCCCGTGCCCCACGACCCTAGGTGCCCTGTGTTCCCGCGGCTTCCAGCGCGCCCCCCGAAGTACGGACGCCGGACTGCGCGGGTCCAGCCAGCTGACGCATTTGAAACTGCCAGGAACCTCGGCCGGCCGGGCACGCGCCCAACGCCCGGGAGCGCGCCTCGTGCACGCGCGCCCCACCGCGTGACCCGCGCCGGCCAACCTGCGCGCGGGGATTTGGGGGCAAAGCGCGGCCCCGCGAGCAGCTGCGGCGGGAGAGCGGCGGGCCGAGAGCGTGAGTCGCCCGCTCGGCGCTGTCTATtgccccgccgcccgccgcgcGCAGCCATGTCCGAGGAGAAGCCCAAGGTAAGGGCCGGCGGGCGCGGGCCGGGCCCCGGACTCGGCCCCCCCGCCCGCGCCGCCCCCGTGCCCCGGGCCCCGCCGCCCTCCGCCGCCGGCCTCCGGGGCCCAGGCCCAGCGGCGCCGGCAGGCCTCCCCgccttccttccccactcccctctccacccccagcccctcctccccgcaCCGCCCGGCTCCGCTAGTCTCCCCTCCCCCGCAGTCCCGCCCtccgcccaggccccgcccccgggccGCCCCGCCCTCGAGCTCCGCCCCTGCCCGGGCCCCGCCCCCCGGCTCCCTCCGCCCAGACTCCTCCTCCGCGGTCCGAGCTCCACCCCTCCGGTGGGCCGAGTCCCGAAGATCGGGCGCCTCTAGCCCGGCCCCCGTGGCTGCGACCCTCTCCCTCCGCTGACATCGCAACCCCGTCCCCAGTCCCTCTCTGGGACCGCCTCTCCCCAGGACCTCTTCCCTCGCCGGGACCCACCCCCACTACGCCTCTTACGCGGGGACCCACGGTCCGGGCCGGCCTGGGCCCTACTGTCCCGCGTGCGCGGGGTCCCCTCCTCAGTCCTCACTGCGGAGCGCCGAGAGGGCGCAGGCTGGGCAGGGGCTCTGAGAGGCCGGACCTGTCTGGACGCATTGCCGCCCCCAGGGTGTGCGCCCACCTCCCGTCGCTGTCACCCGGTGTGCGCCACGCCCTGCGCACCGGGCTCTGCGGCGCGCGCTCCGCACGCTGGTGCCTTGCACAGCAGTCCTCGCGAAGGCCCGCGGTTGTGCTAACTAGTCTTAAAAACAGGTTTCTGGAGCTCTTCGTCTGCACTCTTGGGGTCTGTCTTTTTGAAGTGGACCATCTGCTGCGCATTGCTTTGCGTGCAGGCTCCCGCCGACCCCGCTGATGCTGGAGGTTGAGCTGAAGTTGGGGCCCCTGGTCACGGAGCCCCTCCCTGGTCGGGATCACACGGTGGGGCTCCGGTGGAAGCTGCCCTCTCCTGTGAGAAAAAGCCACCCTCCAGGAGCGTCCTCCCTCCAGGTGCAGTTGGAATTGCCTTTGCTTTTTTCACACTTGGGGAGGCCAGATGTAAATGCcctttctttatgatttctaggTGGCCTCCTCTTACTGTAGTTTATAGGCAACGAAATACACACAGTACCATCCCTTCAGTGTGTTTAAACTTAACTCTCCCACGTGGTCAACGTCCAAGGCCCAATTCAGTAGAATCAACTTGTTTTAACTACTCTCAAGGCAACTGGATGGTTGGGCCTCATGCCCCACCAGTGCCCACTGTGCCTGCTGGGCACTGCTCCCTACCTGGAGCCACTCCTTCCTCTGGGCCTGGAGAGGAGAGGGTAGGAGGTACACTCCCAGGCCATCTTGGCAGAAAGAAAACCTTGTGGATCAGTTGGGAAAGACAGTTTGCCTCCCCTCGAGAGCACAGGCAGGGGACTGACAGCGTGAACTGTGGTTCTGGTGTTTaggctcccctccccgcccctcctctcTTCTAAGTTCCTTTGTTTGTTAGGGATTCTCCAGGGGTCTGGGCCAGGCCGTGTGCTCTtggtgtctttctctgcctggtctgccctctttctgtttgttttgtgtgcTGGCCCCAGTGTCCCTTTGTTTTGAACACACCCATATTGTTTCATCAAAAAAGCAAATGCATCCTCtatccacgtgcaaaagaatgaagttggacctttTTTAACGCCGTATGCAAAAATTAAGTCAAGATCGTTCGAGGACTTAAACGtaagacctaaaacaataaaacttttaggagaaaacataggacaGAAGCTCCATGACATTGGACTTGGTGATGATTTCtcggatatgacaccaaaggcacaggtaacatgaaaaaaataaactagactcatgaaaattaaaaaattttgtacaTCAAAAGACACTGAACAGAGTAAAAAGCCAACCCACAGAAGGGGAGAAGACATTTTCAAATCACTATCAACCAAAAAGAGAACTGCAGGAGGCTGCAGataagaaaagagtttatttggGGTGTTAAGAATTGCAGCTTGGGAGACACAGATTTGGGTAAAACCGAAAGAGCTTTCCgaggaagagaaagaatcagGGGCTTTATAATAAAGGCGAAAGCCACGAGGCTGAGTTCTGAcgcaagaaaggaaatatttgtccttaagggATGGCTGTCACGAGTTGTTTTAGGGTCTGGGTCCCACAGgtatcttgagtttctggcagGTGTCCTGGATGCCTTCATCAGGACAGGACGTGGTCACAGGGTCAGATTCCGTCCGGGCTGAGAGGAGCGTAAGGTCCGTCCTCAGTGGCCTCCTGGCTCTGTTTGAGAGGCTCTCTGAGCAACactgactccattttgattttccttccaCATCGTATGTCTGATAAAGGatcagtatccagaatatatagagaactcctaaagCTCAACAGCAAGAAACAAGCAACCTGATGCAGAAATGAGCAAAAAAActtggatagacatttctccgaagaagacataccaatggccaagaagcccatgcaaagatgctcaacatcactgattatcaggcaaatgcaagtcaaaactacagtgagatatcacctcacccaTTAGGATTGCtgcttccaaaaaacagaagagaaaacaagtgttggcgaggagaAGTTGCaattggtggtgggaatgtagagtggtgcagctgctgtggaagagAGTATGggaattcctcaaaaagttaaaagtagaattaccatatgatccagaaactcTGCTTCTGGATATAGACCCAAAATGATTGAACACAGGgcctcaaagagatatttgtgcacccatgttcatagcagcattactgaCCATAGCTAAAATTGTGGAAGAACCCAAGTGTCAGTTGGtccatggatgaatggacaagCACAACTTGGTCTGTGCATACAATAGCATATTATTCAGgcctgaaaaggaaggaaatcctttTAGGATTTCCTAAACACATGCTgcaacagggatgaaccttgaagacattatgctgagtgacacaagccagtcacaaaaggacaaatactgtgtgattccacttacaggaGGTCCCTGGGGGAGTCAGATTCATAGGGGCAGAAGAGcagtgggggccaggggctggagggggaggaGTTAGTGTTcagtggggacagagtttcagttttacaagatgaaaagagttgtAGAGGTGGATGGTGGCAATGGTTGTATTTtatactactgaactgtacgcttggaaatggttaaggtggtaaattttatgtgcattttaacacgatgaataaatggaaaagaaatcttATCTGCAAATGCAAGGTGGTATCccggattggatcctggaacagaaaagggtgTTAGTGGAAAACCTGGTGAAATACAAAAGAGCTCGCAGTTCCGTTGTCAGCGGTGTGCCAGTGTCGGTTTCTTGGGTGTGATGGGCACTGCAGTACGTGAGATGTTAACAGGGGCGGGGCTGGTGTAGGAGTGCACTGTGCCTCGGTATTGCAACTTTTCTGGAAATGTaagattattccaaaataaaacgTTTATTTGAAAAACATGGAAAAGCAACTGCATCCTCGGTCTCTGGGGAGTGATCATGGGGCCCCAGCTCCATCAGAGGAGGCTCCTTGCCGGAGTCTCGCCTCCTGGGGTCACTTCTCGGGCCAGCCCGAGCTCACCTACTGGGGTCTCCAGGGGCCAGAGTGCTGAGtggcctccttcctctccccctccgtGAGGCAGGGAGGCGTGAGGCAGGGAAATGGCGGCAGGGAGTGGGttcctgggggaggaaggggaagaagcaggGAAGGAGCAGAGAGCCCGCGGCGGCCGGACCTGCCGGAGCCTCAGGAGGGGGACGAGAGCATGTGGCTGGACAGCGTACAGACCCGCTTTGGTCTCCATCCAAACTCGTCTGCAGATTGACTCAGGGGTCAGCTTCATCATTTTGTTAAAAAGTAAACAACTCCCGTCTCCCCCAGCGGTGCTCTCAGGCCGAGCCTCTGCTCTGAACACGAGCTTCTTGCGTCAACTTCCAGTAGTTTCCAGGGGCCAGAGACCCCCGCTACGGGATCATGTCAGGATAGAATATGGCGGGGACCCCGTCCAGGTGGGACTGGTGGCACAGAACGGACTTGAGGGTGGCCCTCCCTAGTGGCGAGCAGGGAAGCTGTGGGCCATCTGCACCCCAAGCCACTCGCACCCCGCTTTCCCGGCTGGAAACATCTGTCGTTGGGTCTCATTCATCCGCGTGCGTAAGTATAAATCACCTGTGCGTACGTGCGGTTCCTAGTCTCACGAGAGCGATCTTAGAGCAAAGATGGATTTTCTCTCCATTGTTTTCTGGATCTACTGAGCAGACTTTCCCCCTCGAATTGACAGTCTGTGGAAACACTAGATTGGCAGGGCATTTCCTGACCCAGCAAGTAGAAGTGAAAAGTAAGTTCTGTGTAGAAATCAAGCAATCACACGAGTGACCCAATTGCTGGGGAATTTTAAGAAGTAGCTTGGTTTTCATGACTTCAAAAAAGGCCAGCAGCCACGCAAACACTTTGCCTTTAAAGTGGTGTTTGTGGGGCGACGGGCTGGAGGCCGAGATTCACGTCTCTTTGCAGGAGGGAGTGAAGACGGAGAACGGCCACATCAACCTGAAGGTGGCGGGGCAGGACGGCTCCGTTGTCCAGTTCAAGATCAAGAGGCACACGCCGCTCAGCAAGCTGATGAAGGCCTACTGCGAGCGCCAGGTGCGGGGAGGGCCCCGGAGCGCGcgcctgtgtgtgtctctgtgtgtgcacacCTCCCCGGAGGCGCTCCCCTCCGCCCGGCCCCTCCAGGCTGGCCGGTCACTCCCTCTTCAGCCACCCGGTCGTCCCGGTCAGGGGTGGATGTCTGGTGATGTCCTCGTGGCGCTGCCGGGATCGGAGTGGCGGCTTCGCTGGGTATTTCATCCCTCCACCTCTGTGTCTGTGGAGCCACTGCCCTCGACACAGTTCAGTTTCCAGACGATGCTTGATTCTTGCCCTTGGTTTACTACATTTCAAAATAAGGAGCCCGTGCTCGTATGTCCTCCCACGGTGACCAGAGAGACTGACCGCGCGGAGTGTGGAGTGTGTGTTACGTGTGCGTGTGACTGTGCCCTTGGGCCCCTCGGTCCCCTTGTGCTCTCTGATGCTCCTGCCCGGTCTCTCCCCCTGAGCCTGTCCTTTCAGGTGAGGCAGCTTTTCTCAGGATACTTCGGAAATACTGGACCTTTGTTAGTTTCCGTTCTTGGCTTTGATAAATCCTTGCCTTGGGctttctgttgttattattacaaaCACCCTAAAACAGCTCCACGCCTAACTCTTCTTCTCCCCACTTTTCAGAGCTTGCTCCTCGGAGGAGATCACTTTCAACTCcaacttttttttcacttctctttgGTAAATATGCTTGCACTTCTATTTCTTCACGTTCTTTGACTTTGGAGATTTTTTCCGCCTGTGAAAGGTGGGTCTTCAGCTCTGGGCTGCCATCCACACACCCACCGCCCGCGCTTGCACACAGCTCCTTCCCTGGACTCCAGCCCATCGCTCTGGAATCTCCTGCTTCTGTCCTGACTGGGGCAGCGCCAGCCCTGAGCCACACAGCGGCCTGTGAAGATTTCTGGCTCTTGTCTGAGTCCTGTTTCTCCTGGTCTGGTGGTGGTTGTGTGTGTCATTTTCTGGGGGCCCCTTGTTAATTTATGCCCTGAATTTCCCATCGTGCTGCACCGTCCGCCACGTTCCTGGGCCTTTTGCTTTCCCATGGTCCCTcccagggcccctccctccctgccccacctggaCTGCTGCTCAGCCATCATCCCAGAGCCTCCTCCTGTGTATTTTCTGGATTAATCTTCTGCCCCTGTTTTGATGGAGCATATCTTCCAGTATCTTGCGCAGAAAGGGTATGAAAACTACTGCACGTCGGAAAGTGATTTGCTTTATAAACCTTCACAATTGAATGTTTGAGTGCACGTAGGTTgcagttcattttcttttcttggagcTATTGCATCATTTTCGTCTAGTTTCCAACGCTGGTGTGGAAAGTTCAATggcattctcattctctctcctctgttAGCGGCTTGGTTTATCTCTGATAGCTTTTGGGACCTTGTTTGCGTGCTTTGAGGCAGTGTTACCATTGACTCTTCTGGGCACATTCGGGGCCTTTTCGGTCTAGAAACTCATTTTAGTTCAGGAACTAGACCTTCTGTTAGTtctttggtaatttgtgtccCTCTTCACTGGAATTCCCATCCGGCTTGCAGTTACCTGCTCTAGGTGTGTTCAGCTGGATTATTTCCTCCCATCGTGCATTGGGTTTTGTTGCTATTGGCCTCTGTTCTGGGAGGTTTTCTCAACTTCATGTTCCCACTTTTTATGGACGGTCTTGTTTCTGTCatgatttctgatttttaaaagttctcgttctgggcttccctggtggcgcagtggttgagagtccgcctgccgatgcaggggacacgggttcgtgccccggtccgggaagatcccacgtgccgcggagcggctgggcccatgagccatggccactgagcctacgcgtccggagcctgtgctccgcaacgggagaggccacagcagagagaggcccgcgtaccgcaaaaaaaaaaaaaaaaaaaaattcttgttctTTCCCGTTTTCTGAGGCTCCTTTTTCCCCAGGGgaactttctgttgttttctatCTCCCTAAGAGCTTCAGGTGTGTGTATGCATCtgtgcacgtgcgtgtgcacGCGCGGCTGTGTCTCTGCACGTCtttgcgtgcgtgcgtgtgtgcgcacgCGTCCCGGCGAGCTCTGATCCTTCCTCCCCGTGCCCTCCTcgtccctttctttcttctttgctttgaCTCCTCACACATTGGTCTTTCCTTAACTGTCCTCTCTCCCTGGGTGACGGCTCGTATTTAAGCACGAAGCACTAAAAAGCTGGTGGAAAGCTGTACACCTGGTGTGTGGACGGGGCCCGCATGTTGTCGCGGGGCGGCCTGCCCGGGTGGGTGTTCTGTGGGGGTCCCAGTGTTGCAATCTGTGAGTCTTTAAGTCTCCCCGGCGTGGCCCTCAGGCTCCCGCCTGTGCCCTGGGAGCGCGGCGGCCGGGAGGAGCAGCTCGGCGGGGCGCCGGGTGTACTGGGCGTCACTCGCCTGCCTCCGCCGGCCACCTGTCACTGCCCCGTTTGTGCCTGtgtccccagcccagggctctgagTCCACCTCTCCAGAACGGGGACCTTCTGCCCGTGGGAGGGACAGTGCCCGACCTTGGGGTTGGGGGCCCTGCTTTGGGAGTCGGATGTGGACTTTCCATCAGTCATCCCACATCAGCTGCATCGCTGCCTCTTACACCTGTGTgcctggcccctgcccctctCGGGGCTCTTGtccgcccccctgccccccagcgcACCGCATCCTGACCTTGGGGTCTAGGGTCCACAGCCCTGTAGCTTCCAGCCTGGAGGTGATGCCCTTTGTCTGCTGGCCTGGCCCCTCTCCTGTTTTCTTTGTCCTTGTTTAtgccttttcttgtttctttatgtcACATCAGTAGGTTTCAGGAGGGAGCAGAGACGGGTGTTTTAATCCTGTCTGTCCTGAAGAACTGGCTGTGCCCCCGACCACGTCCAGCTGTTCCCTCAGGAGGCAGAAGGGCCGCTTCCCAGCTTCAGGCAGGCTGCTCATCACATGCCTCAGGGTCGCCTGACCTGTTTCTGAGAATTGTTTAAAGGGGAGGAAGTGATGGTGCCAAAGGTGTTGAAATTCTGCTCGGCACCTGGAGGGAAGCGAGAGGGATggatgagggtggagccccaggA
This window harbors:
- the SUMO3 gene encoding small ubiquitin-related modifier 3 isoform X1, whose protein sequence is MTSKKASSHANTLPLKWCLWGDGLEAEIHVSLQEGVKTENGHINLKVAGQDGSVVQFKIKRHTPLSKLMKAYCERQGLSMRQIRFRFDGQPINETDTPAQLEMEDEDTIDVFQQQTGGSGAASCLWGAAPRAAVPSCHCARVRY